The genomic DNA GAGCACGTCTGAGTGGCAAAAGGATCGGACTGCACTGGACACAGACATGTGCTTTCCTAGATTCCCTTCACTATCTCCCATTCCCCTGATCAACGTCTTGCCTGATGCAGATCGTCCTTCCATTTAGAACTTGAATGCATCACCACACTGTGGGCATGAGGTCTGACTTCCATAACCTCCACCAAGGGACTGGATGATGTAAGACAGAACAACAGAGATGGTTGTTCTGCCTCAGGAATACCACGGCCAATGGGAAATACAACACTAATGACAGCTGAGCAGATacattctccttcctctctctcttccatgGACTAATGCCGGCTGCGGTTTGCCCTTGTAGCCCGTCTGGAAAAGTGCTAGGAGCCAAGTGCATGCATCTGATGACCACCGTGCTGTCTCTCTCACCTCACTGTGAAGTGGCTGCCAGCAGAGTCACACCAGACATCACCACACATTGTTTCACATTTGTTCTTGTGTCGATTTCCATATTTCCCTGCCATTTTTGTCTTGAACTTGCCTTCCAAATAAATGTCATCGCTTTAATATAAggtattacattaaaaatattttagtaaagtaGCTGGTTACCAACTCAATTTTTTGagaggaaatgaattttttatatgataaccaacaagaaaatatcataatgcaaatatataattcacagtaaaaaaatacatatgcaaatagatcaaagtattttatatgcttcttaaaaatattgtaataggTGCCATCTAATTTTGATGTTCTACCTTATCTCCAATTCAGACACCTGATACAGCTGCATCAAGACTCTATTATTGTGATATTTCCCCTAAAATTGTGGAATAGCCAAACTTTTCCTCTGAGGAATGATTCTTCTTGGATAAGCCTGTAACCTCAACCTGAGACCAGAACAGAGGAATTCATGCAACTGCAGATTTTGTGATGAGTTTCCTTTTCATTGGTTTACCACATCAACTTATGTGTTTTATCCACCCATTTGTTTACTAAAACATCATTTTTGACCATCTATTCTTGCTGCTGGGTTCTAGGTCCTGGGATTCAACAGAAAGCCAGGCAgatatgatttcttcttttagcATACTTACATTGTACAGAGGAtgatacatgattttaaaaagtacataaatcAGGTGTGGGGATGATTTATCTTAAGGTTGAAACAACACTGTTAAAATTTCATAGCACCAAGAATTAATACAGTCAtatagaatttagctgtgaacaAGACTGTACATTTCCTTCTTATAATGGAACTTCCTATTAATGAATATGTCAACACACTTCCATTTCACCATTGACAACAAAATTACAACACTAGGGTACATCCTATAATTAATACATAGATTTCATAGATACTACTTTAACATTTACAAAAAGTTTCActaattattttccataatttctGTAGTAGTTTCacattgatagtttttttttagaaaagggaaGATTGGAGTTCTCTTATCTGAAGTTTAGAAGGAATTTGATAAATGGAAGATAAGGATATCATTAGAATTCAGGAGCTTAGAAGGGCtttagaaaaaatactaaaataatttacatCAGAGCTCAATTTCAAAACAAGCATTTCTTTAATTCAAACCTGGAAGAAATGACTTTTCTAACTGCATATGGAAGCTGATAACAGCAATCAAGATCATGATCATGATTTTTGATCCCTCTTATAGAAGACATTTTTCTCTAAGCTATTCACATACTTACATTAAATCTAACATTCATCAGTAGTTTATGGTAGACATAGACAAAATTTACTCAACGTATGCTTGTCACTTGAATTGTTTTGTGTACATTGTTTTCTAACAATAATTCTGATTGCATTTTACTAAgcataaaatagaaattcatCATGAATAAAACCCTGAAGATACATCCTCATTATTGATTTAGAATTGAACGACTTTATTATCCAGAAAGTTGTAGGTTAAAACAACGAATTCTAAGCACACTGTGGTACATTTGTGTAGttcaaataacaaaagaaaaaagcaatatttTCCTGAGATAAGCTGTTAGttcttaataattataaatagacataaattcttcaaatgaaatataaaatacatatataaaataaacattgctTCATAATTCTAAGGAATTATTTTCTatagtttggcagtttttgtgaaaaaacaataaaaagcatgTTATTGTCAATGTTCTTCAGTTTttcatacacacataaatacacacacacacacacatacatacttttCTAGACTAACATTAGGTAAAAGACTTTTCTAGGTATACATTTGGAAATTATTCATATACATACATTACAGAAAACCcagtaagaaatagaaaatgtttcataCACCACCAGTTTGTTTTCTGCTAGAAGACACACAATGCCCCTCTTGGGAATTTATGGAGATGAAGGCTTCTGTCCTTTCACCCAGTACCTCACATTCcacaaagttgaaagaaaaatctgCTTGAGCTTCTTGTTTCCCCAAATCAGGATGAATGGGTGGGTTGAAGGATAGCTGAATATGATAGCTTGGCAGAACATGAAGACAGGTTTCTTTTCCAGCTCAAAATTCCAAACTGATAGGATCATGGACAGAAAGTAAATGGCACATAATAGGAGAAAGGAGGTCACAGTTTGCAAAGCTTTTATGTGGACCTTGGTGCTGGGATCTTGAGATCCTTTGCCATGGAGCTGCATCTTCTTGAGATGTTTACACAGAGaacagattaacagcagaaaagACATCAGGGTCAGAGTGAGGGGTGTAAGGTTTGCTAGCATGGTTACAGTCACATTTGAAAGGTACGTTGCACTCCTCAATTTGATCCTCCAAGTAATGTTTCCTTCATATTCTTTTCTCCACACAATCTGATTCATGTTCATCACAAAAATATGACAAACCAAAAATAGCAAAGGCCCCAACAGCGTCACCAGAATGACACTCTTAACTTTCCTCTTTAAGTGAAGAAAAATCAGGTTGGAGAAAGTGGCAATCTTGAGCAAATAAAATATGCTGAGGCTTGTAGAAAGCCAGTTGCTGAAATGGTTGGTCACTACCCAGACATTATAAGTAGTGATTCTTACTTCTTCACTATAAAAAGCTAGATTAAACTCAGTTGCATACCAATGTAGTGATAATACCCAGAGCAAACCAACTCTGGAGACAGCCAGAGCAGTGAGAATTTGGTCAGCAAACgagattttttgtcttttcacccACTCAATGGAATGTACCAATGCTATGAAGCCATTAGCAAAATTTCCAATAACAAATATAACCCCTACTAGAACGGAAAAAGTGATGGACAGAAAAGTTATCATATCTGAACAGAcaaagagaaattttttaaatgctagtgTAATATCACTGGTTGTGATTGCTTCAATATCCTGACCTTAAATTCTATATGCACCTGATTTGTGTATGTGCTGTgacattctttttacttttattgttgtGACCAGTGTCAAGCCAGAAATCACCATAGCATGCTAATGGATGAGTCCAATGCTCTCTTTATGGAAAACATTCTTGTTTTCAAAACAACTCaaattaactcattcattcactgtCTGTTATTGTTATAAGCTGGAATTATTCATACTGAAGTTGACATGAAACCTGAATTCTCATGTGCTAGTATGCAAACAAGGACATATTAACTTTCAGTGTTTGCAATTTTTCCTTGTGTAACCTCTCCATCATTTGTCTTTAACGACTTTAGTTGTTAGGGAAGTTTTATAACCCAATACAGAGATCATATAGTAAATGTCTAAATTCTTAAAGGGAGCTTGGTCATAACTAAGATCATCACCTATACAGTCTTTTTTAAATGCCAGATTTAAATACACAGAATCCATCTTTCTTTTATCAAAAGCATCTAAGATTTACTTGAGAACCACAGGCAGGCCAGTACTCCATAAGATCTGGTTGCTGCTAATACTTTTGTGTGACTTCATTATTCTCAAgctcataaatacacacacacacaaacacatatgccCTCCACCTATGAATggaatgaattattttctcataatttccaaaataaaaaaatgagtttcCAAGAGGTTGTCCAGCTGAAATTAGTCCTGTTTTCCCACTCAGGGTTTTCAGCccatgaataatatttatttatcaaacaTATCTCTAATTCTTAGGTCTTTGGTAAAGTTTCTCTGAAGtctaatgtttaaatatttattatttaattaaaatattcagcaatttTGTAAGTATTCCTGACCACCAGACCCTTTCATATATAATCTTGCAGCATCCTCCCATCACAGGAAGACTGCCTTTCCCCTGAACTTGGAGTTCAATCATTTACTTACTTTGATGAACAGAAAATTACTACACTTTGCATAGAGATTTGAGATGGCTTCCATACTGGGGATTCTTCCTCTTTCCATTCACAATGAGAATATCGCCTGGCTAGTACACTGTTCCCAGAGGAGAATCAGAAACTAATGAAGGCAGATTGTCCCCACCTGATCCAGACTAAATTGGTCAAACTCTAAGGACCTCCAAGATGCAGAATCTGGCCCATCTCAAATCACCACAGTCATCCACCAAAcccatttagaaaaatgaaatacaaaacatGTGATATATAAATGTCTAATGTAGTTTTGGAGGGTTTCTCTTGCAGAGAAACATAACTGATAAAAGAACTCTGCTAAACAAGAGCGTGGGAAATACATACAACCTCGTTGTGTCAGGAATTCAGgagccaaaagaaaaaatggatggGGAATGGCAAATATTTGTTTCTGTGAGGTAGAAAACTACGGCTAGAAGAAATCCTTTGGAAAAATCTGGGGGTGGCAGATAACACGGTCTCAAATTTCCTCACGTTGCAACTAAATAAGAAAGTTCTCACTTCAACTCTCTTAGAGTTGTATAAGAATGTATACAAGTAGTTTATTTTCCCCTCAGTATATAATGATAATTTCTATGAGACATTtctcttaattaaaaatttttatattaaaattataatgcacACTTAGAaatgaaccaaaacaaaaatgggaaataCCGCAGTGTATCATAAACACTCGAGTAACCATGATGCAGAGCAAGACAAGGAACACTGAAAACAGCCCAGGTCCACCTCCATGCCACTTTCCAAGCAACTAAACCCTTCTTCACACCTCCTGAGATAAGCGATATCCATAATTTATAatgattatttccttaattttcttcataCTTTACCACCTGGGTATGCAACCCTAAACTGCATAGCTTGGTCTGGCCTGCTTTGCACTGTGTGTAGATGAAATCCTacatgtttttcttgtttgtggcTTCTTGGACTCAACATTATGTTTCTGAAATTTAGTCACACAGTTGCAagtacatgtgatttttttcacttctctatATTGTTCCACTGTATGGATTTACTGTAATGATTCATCCATCCTTAATATATATTTGGCCAGCTTCTTTTTTGAACAGTTATTAATAATTCTACTATAGCATTCTTTCATATAtcattgattcaatttctttgtaTATATGCTTTTGGATAGAAATACAGGGTCATTGTTCAAAGTCTCCTCATAGACATAGAAAAGTTCAAAAACTACTTTAACTAAATTTACTCCTGTCACCTTTACCGCCAGTCTATTTTTTGCCATTTGCATATGTCTTATCAATTATATAATTACCCAAAcaagacattattattttatacagtaaacattcatttacaattatacacatatttaccactttcattaatttgttttccttcttgaatattcaactgaatattttcaataagtacctttattggccaggcagggtggctcacacccataatcccaacattttctACGGCTGGAGCAGGAGCACCCAGGATTTCAataccagcctgtgcaacacagcaaaactccctctacaacaaatgaaaatcttagccaggcacagtgaagcTAATCacaaggctgaagtgggaggatggtttgagcccaggagttccagactgcagtaagccatgatcctaccactgaactccagcctggacaacagagtgagactcttactctacatacaaaaataataataatttttcttttatctgaaaaaatatcattttaagttTCTGTTTATCAAGGTGTATACTACTTTTGAAATACACAGAAGACATGATTCCACTGAACTCTAGCTTCATTTTTGTCTGTTGAAAATCAGGCTGTCATTTAGACTGCTATTCCCTTTAATGTAATCTGTCTTTTCCTCTTGTTacttttcaggttttctattgGTCTTTGATGTCCTatcattttatgttaatttgaTTCTAGTTATCTTGTCTGAAGTTTGAtggtttctaaaaatatatgaacTGACACATTTTATCACTTTTGGAAAAACATCCACATTTCTTCTgccccattttctctcttctaatcTTCCAGAACTCCAGAAGTATGTTAGTTGTTCTGATTGTAGCTTAAATATCTCTGACCCTCTAGCCTTATATTTTGTATCCCTTGGTCTCTTTATGCTTCATTCTGGGTAGTTATCTTCcaattcactaattctttcttcttatgTTTAACTGGTTGTTATCTCTGTCTATTGGATTCTCAATGTTGATTACCCGTTTTTATCTTATTGTTTTAGGGGTAGAAATGaactttagttttccttctataaATCATTTTCTAATGGAGAAACTAAATAACGTATTCCTAATGCGAAGTTCTTAAAAAAGGAGTTGTTATAAATTTTTAGTATACCTGAAATGAAAATGGtagtgattttcttctttttgtaataCTTAGGTCACAGAAGAGATTAAAATCATGGTCTAGGCCTTCTCCTGCAACTTGAAAGAAACTGGAAATTGATTTGCTGTCATAGCTTTTTTTGGATAGTAGCTTGTCTGTTGTTGGGTCATCACCACAAACTCTCCTCACAGGGAAATTCAGTGAGCAGCACTGGATCTCAAATGTCATACAATTAGTAAAATATAGTATCTCAACCTCAGCTCCACCATTCTATTCCATGATTTAAATTTTACTCTGTTTTTATTAGCAGGAATCAAGTCTTCTTCATTTATAACGTCTTTAAAAGATCAAATCGTAAAACACTACTTACGAgtttatcaaagatcaaaggACTTTTAGTCCCATGGAAACAAAACTGAATCTGGTGCTTTATGGAATTCCACCATTTAATCCATATCCTTGAATATAGTTTTGGTTAGAGAACTATAACCTTCAAACTCCATCATCACTCACTCAAGTATGACAGAAGATCTGAGGTCTTACCTCTGTTTGAAAATTTGGTCCTAAAACCCGctctttagaaaagaaaagcttgctcataaaatgtgttatttgcTTTGTCTTTCTTATTAGGGAGTTTTAGCTACActaaaatctaaattatttctaTCGTGACCATAGTGAAAAGAGGATTACTTTAAGCTCatccataaataattatttgcttaAGCAATGTATTGTAAAATAAACTACACTTAATTTCTAAATCTAAATGTATTGAGCTTGACTTAAACTTTGCTGTTTACTCCTGTAACTTTCCAACAATTATgatcttttttaaattacttattttccaaattatgtgcttaaatatttcaaaaataaatcatttaatgaGATAGATGTGGATATACATAATGATGATGGCAGGTGAAAGGAAGAATGCTTTTTGATAAATGtgatttcagtcttctttctAAGTACTGGAGTTCAGGGTGATGAGAGAACACTATTATTCTTCCTCATGGCATCATGATTCTTCTATGATTCTCAGCATCAGGCCTAGGCAAATACCCTCACATGGTATTTCATCAAGAATAAAGTAAAACCAACGTATTTTCAatgatttatttgcttttttattttattacactttaaaaattcatagCAAAAGTTATCTCCAACAATTAGGattctattttggttttcttttgtgcAGTTTTCAATATGAACATagacaaatactgtatgtaaTATACAGCATATCaactttatttcatcttttaaaagcaTCATTAGCAAGCTGAGTTCTTGTGAATGCTTTTTTACATTCTTAGGTATGGTGACTAAATCTGTATTATTTTACTATAGCAGTCAAAGTAGCATTATATATGCACAAACATACTCAAAGATCATGCTAAATACGTTTTATACCTTAACAAATTTGcctttctatgattttttttctctaatgcagaaccaaaaaaattatagtaacaaaatatttaaccCAACACACTGGTTTACACATGAATAGTATTGTGAAATTAGAATGCTaacaatatgaatatacatatttcatttaGAGACACATTTTGGGATAATAGGTCTATATGTTTAATATCTATCTTACTATAATTTATTGGAAATTCATGACTTTCTGACACTTTGAAAtgtgaattataaataattaaattggaaataagaaaaaaggtgTCTAGCaatcataaatattaaaattttgatgGTTCAAATTCATATTAGCATTAAGTAGGTGGATTTACAattcttgtttatctttttttttaaaattaatttaagaaaagatttgggctaggtgtggtggctcataactgtactcccagcattttgggaggctgaggcaggtggattgcctgagcaagggagttcaagaccagcctggacaacatggaaaaaccctgtctctaccaaaaatagaaaaatttagcagggggtggttgtgcacacctgttgtcctagctactctggaggctgagttgagagagtcacttcagcccaggtggcagaggttgcactaagccgagattgtgcttgtgcactccagcctggacaaagagtgagaacttgtctcaaaataaaaaaaacaaacgttttaaattttaaattggatttctTAGTACCATAATGTTCTATTCTCCTTTATTCAGCAAAAACTCTAATTACAATGGTATCTATGAGAATATGCTGTATCACCCTAATTTTATACATAGAAATGTACTTtatgtttctgctttttaaatgtttttttattgGGGAGCATAACATACAGAGAGTAATAAAACCTAataaacagtaagagaaaaaattataacattaacATCGATGTTACCACACCTTGGTCAGAAAATAGAATTTGCCAGCAATCCAGATACTCCCAACATATGTCTTCTTGTCGATATTTCCCTTTTATCCCAATTGTTATGATGATCACTCATATATTTCACTGTAGAGTTTTATCACCAAGTAACAAATTACAAtgtattaaaaacatgttttttcaaactttatgtaaatgagattattctaaatacatttttccaTCTTAATAATTCCTTTCACATCTGCcagtattattatttatgtagctcaaatttgttcattttctttgttgtattATCCTGTTGTAAACATGTCAGTCTTGTTTGTTAATTTTGAtcactgtatagtattccattgtataagtatgccaaatttgtttttgttttttttttttttgttttttttttttttgagacggagtctcgctctgccgcccaggctggagtgcagtggctggatctcggctcactgcaagctccgcctcccgggttcacgccattctcctgcctcagcctcccgagtagctgggactacaggtgcccgccacctcgcctggctagttttttgtattttttagtagagacggggtttcaccgtgtcagccaggatggtctcgatctcctgacctcgtgatccgcccgtctcggcctcccaaagtgctgggattacaggcttgagccaccgcgcccgacaaaatttgtttatccatttggaGAACTGATAGACATTCTAAGGACTTCTCAACTTAGCTATTGAAACTCACtgatatgcatgtgtatgtatatgtattcacATAAGAGTGTAAATACTGGGTCTTAGGATGTTATCCTTCATCTTAATCAGATAATGCTATACTCAGCCAAAATGACTGTACAGATTTATGATCCTAGGAGTAGAATATGAAAATTCCCATTGTGTTATATCCTTTCCAATATAAGTAACGTCAGAGtaatatttacagttttatatttatgcaacatattatttaaaaacattttctaagcccttttctattctaatttagaatgtatttttacttcaataaattacattaatattttttcattctatgATGGTT from Papio anubis isolate 15944 chromosome 9, Panubis1.0, whole genome shotgun sequence includes the following:
- the LOC101024339 gene encoding taste receptor type 2 member 46 encodes the protein MITFLSITFSVLVGVIFVIGNFANGFIALVHSIEWVKRQKISFADQILTALAVSRVGLLWVLSLHWYATEFNLAFYSEEVRITTYNVWVVTNHFSNWLSTSLSIFYLLKIATFSNLIFLHLKRKVKSVILVTLLGPLLFLVCHIFVMNMNQIVWRKEYEGNITWRIKLRSATYLSNVTVTMLANLTPLTLTLMSFLLLICSLCKHLKKMQLHGKGSQDPSTKVHIKALQTVTSFLLLCAIYFLSMILSVWNFELEKKPVFMFCQAIIFSYPSTHPFILIWGNKKLKQIFLSTLWNVRYWVKGQKPSSP